In Oscillatoria acuminata PCC 6304, a single window of DNA contains:
- a CDS encoding alpha/beta hydrolase, whose translation MLNYCGSIADFVCHAKSREDALPLLNEHCRSRFFLHPRRTKKVLLFFHGFTAAPWQFVPMGEAFFKAGYNVLVPLMPGHGHGGNWSRQNPAPLPTTAALYHDFAQEWLDRAQELGEEVYIGGLSGGGTVAAWLALERCNDIAGCLLFAPYLSSSSRVLDLFVRKLTPDYCDWGAPRPGQIRYGYDGFEVEALKTVLLMGGEVLNRAKREASAPMFIISSESDRAVGHREHRTLFESVYRFTPRSWYHIFDRVLDIPHTMMTQGEGNPHESMLIAMAKAYIDSDLTWDEIGDIAERMTRGETFDAAVRTLNLGDRAAAEMPIFMTLLDKRSLVMQRNPRFSRA comes from the coding sequence ATGTTGAATTACTGTGGTTCGATCGCCGACTTTGTTTGCCATGCCAAAAGCCGTGAAGATGCTCTCCCTCTGCTGAATGAACACTGCCGATCGCGCTTTTTTCTCCATCCTCGGCGGACTAAAAAAGTGCTGCTGTTCTTTCATGGATTTACTGCCGCACCTTGGCAGTTTGTGCCGATGGGAGAGGCATTTTTTAAGGCGGGTTACAATGTTTTAGTCCCCCTAATGCCCGGTCATGGTCATGGCGGGAATTGGAGTCGGCAGAATCCGGCTCCCTTACCGACTACGGCAGCACTGTATCACGATTTTGCCCAGGAATGGCTCGATCGCGCTCAAGAATTGGGAGAAGAGGTCTACATCGGCGGGTTATCCGGCGGGGGTACGGTAGCGGCATGGTTGGCCTTGGAACGCTGTAACGATATTGCCGGTTGTTTGTTATTTGCGCCCTATTTGAGCAGTAGTAGTCGGGTGTTGGATTTGTTTGTGCGGAAGCTGACTCCGGATTATTGTGATTGGGGTGCACCCAGACCCGGACAGATCCGGTATGGATACGATGGATTTGAGGTGGAAGCACTGAAAACCGTGCTGTTGATGGGGGGAGAGGTCCTGAATCGGGCCAAACGAGAAGCATCAGCACCGATGTTTATTATTTCGAGTGAGAGCGATCGCGCCGTGGGTCATCGGGAACATCGCACTTTGTTTGAGTCGGTTTACCGTTTTACACCCCGGAGTTGGTATCATATTTTTGACCGGGTTTTGGATATTCCTCACACGATGATGACCCAAGGGGAGGGAAATCCTCACGAATCGATGTTGATTGCAATGGCAAAAGCCTATATTGACAGTGATTTAACGTGGGATGAAATTGGGGATATTGCCGAACGAATGACCCGAGGGGAGACGTTTGATGCGGCAGTTCGGACCCTGAATTTAGGCGATCGCGCCGCAGCAGAAATGCCTATTTTTATGACCTTGCTGGATAAGCGTTCTCTGGTGATGCAACGAAATCCCCGCTTCAGTCGTGCTTAA
- a CDS encoding tetratricopeptide repeat protein has translation MSTEPLEQFKIEYQTGKDAFERGQYREAVQFLAKASQLLDRNSRLGGETLMWLVTAYQAAGQSSEATALCRTLLRHPSIETRKQAKRLIYILEAPELKSRPEWLVSIPDLSILDEGNSKIAQVSMTTTAKKPKPQSPESELPFEDLDQINTQDNGFVWVAMVAIGLLVAVLLGFS, from the coding sequence GTGAGTACAGAACCCTTAGAGCAATTTAAGATCGAGTACCAGACTGGCAAAGACGCATTTGAGCGAGGTCAGTATCGAGAAGCGGTGCAATTTTTAGCAAAAGCGAGTCAGTTACTTGATCGCAATTCCCGATTAGGGGGAGAAACCCTGATGTGGTTGGTCACCGCTTACCAGGCCGCAGGACAATCCTCCGAGGCGACTGCCTTATGCCGAACTCTCCTGCGCCATCCTAGCATCGAAACCCGCAAACAAGCCAAACGCTTAATCTATATTTTAGAAGCACCAGAACTCAAATCCCGTCCAGAATGGCTCGTTTCCATTCCTGATCTGAGTATCCTGGATGAGGGGAACTCAAAAATTGCTCAAGTCAGCATGACGACAACGGCAAAAAAGCCAAAACCTCAGTCCCCGGAATCGGAACTGCCGTTTGAGGACCTCGACCAAATCAATACCCAAGACAATGGATTTGTCTGGGTGGCAATGGTGGCGATCGGGTTACTGGTGGCAGTATTGCTAGGGTTCAGCTAG
- a CDS encoding type IV pilus twitching motility protein PilT: MSITNSAIKRQKSSGPPRVLPPPPPPPSGMANRKAAEPAQTQTHYIKALVEQAHSSKASDIHIRVGEIPRFRIRGQMREALEQERLTPEKFNAYLNEILTPSQRSQFAKTKELDTAIFYPGFIRCRVNCFETLMGGAMVLRLIDLHVPSLDELRLPEVLKKVISHSQGLILVTGPTGSGKSTTMAAMIRCLNESSYKHVISIEDPIEYVHASKSCLISQREVGLHTDDFHSSLRSALREDPDVILIGEMRDRITINIALQAAQTGHLVLGTLHTRTAISAINRLLNMFNPEEQSAIRIQIVETLYAVIAQLLLPTTDGGRTTINDVLINTATMQDYLYKGDDDGAFALMHSDTYEGMQVMNQDLYRKVMEGRVAIEVAEMHSPDPGELDRLIRTGGFDASRSPRDFA, translated from the coding sequence ATGTCCATCACAAATAGCGCTATCAAACGCCAGAAATCAAGCGGACCGCCAAGAGTGTTGCCGCCACCACCGCCACCACCCTCCGGTATGGCCAATCGAAAAGCAGCGGAACCGGCCCAGACTCAAACCCATTATATCAAAGCCCTAGTCGAACAAGCCCATAGTTCCAAAGCCTCGGATATTCACATTCGCGTTGGAGAAATCCCCCGATTCAGAATCCGGGGACAAATGCGCGAAGCCCTGGAACAAGAACGCCTAACCCCGGAAAAGTTTAACGCTTATCTGAACGAAATTCTCACTCCGTCCCAGCGGTCCCAATTTGCCAAAACCAAAGAATTGGATACCGCAATTTTCTACCCCGGCTTTATTCGCTGTCGGGTGAATTGCTTTGAAACCCTGATGGGTGGGGCGATGGTCCTGCGCTTGATTGACCTCCATGTTCCCTCCCTTGATGAACTGCGCTTACCGGAAGTCCTGAAAAAAGTGATTTCCCATTCCCAAGGGTTGATTTTGGTAACGGGTCCGACGGGTTCGGGGAAATCTACGACTATGGCGGCGATGATTCGCTGTTTAAATGAAAGCAGTTATAAGCACGTCATTTCCATCGAGGACCCGATTGAATATGTCCATGCCTCAAAAAGTTGCCTGATCTCGCAACGGGAAGTGGGACTGCATACGGATGATTTTCACTCCAGCTTGCGATCGGCTTTGCGGGAAGACCCGGATGTGATTCTGATTGGGGAAATGCGCGATCGCATTACGATCAATATCGCCCTCCAAGCCGCCCAAACGGGCCACTTGGTCCTCGGAACCCTCCATACCCGGACCGCCATCAGTGCCATCAACCGCCTCTTAAATATGTTCAATCCCGAAGAACAAAGCGCAATCCGAATTCAGATTGTGGAAACATTGTATGCGGTGATCGCCCAACTGTTGCTTCCCACCACCGATGGAGGACGGACGACGATTAATGATGTGTTAATCAATACGGCCACGATGCAAGATTACCTGTATAAGGGAGATGATGATGGGGCTTTTGCCTTAATGCATTCGGATACTTATGAGGGAATGCAGGTGATGAATCAAGACTTGTATCGCAAAGTCATGGAAGGTCGCGTGGCGATCGAAGTGGCGGAAATGCATTCTCCGGACCCCGGTGAATTAGATCGCTTGATTCGCACAGGCGGATTTGATGCCTCGCGATCGCCTCGGGATTTTGCTTGA
- the typA gene encoding translational GTPase TypA → MSLPIRNLAIIAHVDHGKTTLVDALLKQSGIFREGEEVPDCVMDSNDLERERGITILSKNTAVRYKETLINIVDTPGHADFGGEVERVLGMVDGCLLIVDANEGPMPQTRFVLKKALEKGLRPIVVVNKIDRPRADPHSAVDKVLDLFIELGADDDQCEFPYLFASGLSGYAKTKMEDEGVDMQPLFDLILDRVPPPVGDPTKPLQLQVTTLDYSEYVGRIVIGRIHNGVIKAGQQAALVKEGGEIVKSKISKLMGFEGLNRVDMAEASAGYIVAVAGFADANIGETITCPNEPLALPLIKVDEPTLQMTFWVNDSPFAGQEGSFVTSRQLRDRLLRELETNVALRVEETDSPDKFLVSGRGELHLGILIETMRREGYEFQVSQPQVIYREINGQPCEPFECLVLDVPEEGVGGCMQRLGERRGEMQDMHVNATGRTQLEFAIPARGLIGFRGEFMRLTRGAGIMNHSFLDYRPLAGDIEARRNGVIIAFEEGTATFYSLKNAEDRGVFFITPGTKVYKGMIVGEHNRPQDLDLNVAKTKQLSNVRSSTGDELVQLQAPVEMSLERALEYIGPEELLEVTPVSIRLRKMSIKKLAKR, encoded by the coding sequence ATGAGTCTTCCCATTCGCAACCTCGCAATCATCGCCCACGTCGATCACGGTAAAACCACCCTCGTTGACGCTCTCCTCAAACAATCTGGTATCTTCCGCGAAGGGGAAGAGGTTCCTGATTGCGTCATGGACTCCAATGACTTAGAACGGGAGCGAGGTATTACCATTCTCTCCAAAAATACTGCCGTTCGCTACAAAGAAACCTTAATCAATATCGTCGATACCCCGGGTCACGCGGACTTTGGCGGTGAAGTGGAACGGGTTCTGGGCATGGTGGATGGCTGTCTGCTGATTGTGGACGCCAATGAAGGTCCCATGCCTCAAACTCGCTTTGTTCTCAAAAAAGCCTTAGAAAAAGGACTGCGCCCGATTGTGGTGGTCAATAAAATTGACCGTCCCCGCGCTGACCCCCACTCGGCAGTGGATAAAGTCTTGGATTTATTCATCGAACTCGGGGCCGATGATGACCAGTGCGAGTTCCCCTACCTGTTTGCTTCCGGTTTATCGGGATATGCCAAAACGAAGATGGAAGATGAAGGGGTGGATATGCAGCCCCTCTTTGACCTGATTCTCGATCGCGTTCCGCCGCCGGTAGGAGACCCCACCAAACCCCTCCAGTTGCAAGTCACGACCCTGGACTATTCTGAATATGTAGGCCGGATTGTCATTGGTCGGATTCACAATGGGGTGATTAAAGCCGGTCAACAGGCGGCTTTGGTCAAGGAAGGGGGCGAAATTGTTAAGTCCAAAATCAGCAAATTAATGGGATTTGAAGGACTCAATCGCGTGGATATGGCGGAAGCTTCAGCTGGTTATATTGTCGCCGTTGCCGGGTTTGCGGATGCCAATATTGGGGAAACCATTACTTGTCCCAATGAACCCCTAGCGTTACCTTTAATTAAGGTGGATGAACCCACCTTACAGATGACCTTCTGGGTCAACGATTCTCCCTTTGCCGGACAAGAAGGCTCCTTCGTTACCTCTCGGCAATTGCGCGATCGCCTCCTACGAGAACTGGAAACCAACGTCGCCCTCCGCGTGGAAGAAACCGACTCCCCGGATAAATTCCTCGTCTCCGGACGGGGTGAATTGCATTTGGGTATCCTGATCGAAACCATGCGTCGGGAAGGCTACGAATTCCAAGTTTCCCAACCCCAGGTGATCTACCGCGAAATCAATGGTCAACCTTGTGAACCGTTTGAATGTCTGGTTCTGGACGTTCCTGAAGAAGGGGTGGGCGGTTGTATGCAGCGCCTCGGAGAACGACGTGGGGAAATGCAAGATATGCACGTCAATGCCACGGGACGCACTCAATTGGAATTTGCGATTCCTGCACGGGGTTTAATCGGGTTCCGAGGCGAGTTTATGCGTCTGACTCGCGGGGCCGGAATTATGAACCACAGCTTCTTAGATTATCGCCCGCTTGCCGGAGATATTGAAGCCCGTCGCAACGGTGTGATTATTGCCTTTGAGGAAGGAACGGCGACGTTCTACTCGTTGAAAAATGCTGAGGACCGAGGAGTTTTCTTTATTACTCCAGGGACAAAAGTATATAAAGGCATGATTGTCGGGGAACATAACCGTCCTCAAGATTTAGATTTGAATGTTGCGAAGACGAAGCAGTTGAGCAACGTGCGGTCTTCCACTGGCGATGAATTGGTTCAGTTACAAGCGCCGGTGGAAATGAGTTTAGAACGGGCGCTGGAATACATCGGCCCCGAAGAGTTGTTAGAAGTCACCCCGGTATCGATTCGCTTGCGGAAGATGTCGATTAAGAAATTAGCGAAACGCTAA
- a CDS encoding pentapeptide repeat-containing protein has protein sequence MKRTIAPKQFAATLLSAAAAALLPFAFPRTAFGVDPDHVLQLFRTNECMGCDLIGADLRGANLVGANLLGADLRGANLTESNLSRADLRGAILRWADFSGANLSEARFVRPLPTTIRRDRITSVNPPLVISQLTAADLRDAIMNGTNLHKANLSGANLVRADLRNANLTQADLSQANVRAANLSGANLRGARLLSSRFNGTDLSFADLSFTELSGAHLMDANLQQASLRGANLSAIEPTGPQCPGAQCRTLITHLDGANLSQADLRGANFTGASLERATLQNANLYGANLTRARLGEANLENVDLFNANLNDAQLSLTSQPDRGRR, from the coding sequence ATGAAACGGACGATCGCACCAAAACAGTTCGCAGCAACGCTGTTATCCGCCGCCGCTGCCGCATTACTTCCCTTCGCCTTTCCCCGAACCGCCTTCGGGGTTGACCCCGATCATGTCCTCCAGTTATTCCGAACCAATGAATGTATGGGATGCGACTTGATTGGGGCGGACTTGCGCGGGGCCAATCTCGTTGGGGCCAATTTACTCGGGGCCGATTTACGCGGGGCCAATCTTACCGAGTCCAATCTCAGTCGGGCAGATTTACGCGGGGCTATTCTGCGCTGGGCCGATTTTTCTGGGGCCAATCTGAGTGAAGCTCGGTTTGTGCGACCCCTACCCACAACGATTCGCCGCGATCGCATTACCTCAGTTAACCCCCCATTAGTCATCTCGCAACTCACCGCAGCGGACTTGCGCGATGCCATTATGAACGGGACCAATCTTCATAAAGCCAATTTAAGCGGGGCTAATCTCGTCCGCGCCGACTTGAGAAATGCCAACCTCACCCAAGCGGACTTATCCCAGGCGAATGTTCGCGCCGCCAACCTTTCTGGGGCCAATCTCCGGGGGGCGCGGTTACTCAGCAGCCGGTTCAATGGTACGGACCTGAGTTTTGCAGACTTGAGTTTTACCGAACTCAGCGGGGCTCATCTGATGGATGCTAATCTCCAACAAGCCAGTCTGCGCGGGGCCAATTTATCGGCGATCGAACCCACGGGTCCCCAGTGTCCCGGGGCACAATGTCGGACCTTAATCACCCACCTCGATGGGGCGAATTTATCCCAGGCGGATTTACGCGGGGCCAATTTTACCGGGGCCAGTTTGGAACGGGCCACCCTGCAAAATGCTAATTTATATGGGGCAAATCTAACGAGGGCACGTTTGGGAGAGGCGAATTTGGAAAATGTTGATTTATTCAATGCCAATCTCAACGACGCGCAACTAAGTCTAACTTCTCAGCCGGATAGAGGGCGCAGATAG
- a CDS encoding SpoIID/LytB domain-containing protein — protein sequence MKLTPTPTRLLSPLKPLWESRRQWWLVALIWLMMVAPAQASLLLRVAIKQNVSEVTIGSSTPATVKDSAGRSLGQLEGMQASLARSTGSGVAVGGWQGNQIAIEPSGDGFVYIGDRWYRGNTVLVPTSSGLTVINQVDMEEYLYSVLGAEMSPSWPQEALKAQAVAARTYALYQRQKRGNSLYDLGNDTYWQVYQGVEKEANTTHDAVQATAGQVLVYNDQPIEAVFHSSSGGHTENVEDVWMDPRPYLRGVPDHDAGSPVYQWTETFTSSQLSSRISGVGNVLSMKPQRTTPHGRIQSMLIVGDAGQRTIDGEELRQALNLRSARFTVMPQHGPSASKNTVSNIPAGFTIQGRGFGHGIGLSQWGAYNLAAQGVNYQQIVLHYYQNANLAKIRVE from the coding sequence ATGAAACTAACACCCACCCCAACCCGATTATTATCTCCACTAAAGCCTTTGTGGGAAAGCCGACGCCAGTGGTGGCTGGTTGCTTTGATCTGGCTGATGATGGTGGCCCCAGCTCAAGCCAGTTTATTGTTGCGAGTCGCGATTAAACAAAATGTCAGCGAAGTGACCATTGGCAGTTCTACCCCCGCTACGGTAAAGGATAGTGCGGGTCGGTCCCTGGGTCAACTGGAGGGAATGCAGGCATCTCTGGCCCGGAGTACGGGATCCGGTGTAGCGGTGGGGGGCTGGCAAGGCAACCAAATCGCGATCGAACCGAGTGGGGATGGGTTTGTCTATATTGGCGATCGCTGGTATCGCGGCAATACAGTCCTAGTTCCCACCTCCTCCGGACTCACGGTGATTAACCAGGTGGACATGGAAGAATATCTCTACAGTGTCTTAGGGGCAGAAATGAGTCCGAGTTGGCCCCAGGAAGCCTTGAAAGCTCAAGCGGTAGCTGCCCGGACCTATGCCCTCTATCAGCGTCAGAAACGCGGAAATTCCCTCTATGACCTAGGGAATGACACCTATTGGCAAGTCTATCAGGGCGTCGAAAAAGAAGCCAATACCACCCATGATGCGGTGCAAGCGACTGCCGGACAAGTCCTGGTTTACAATGATCAACCCATTGAGGCGGTTTTCCACTCCTCTTCGGGAGGACATACGGAAAATGTGGAAGATGTCTGGATGGACCCCCGGCCCTATCTACGCGGGGTTCCAGATCATGATGCAGGTTCCCCGGTCTACCAATGGACCGAAACCTTCACCAGCAGTCAACTCAGCAGCCGAATCTCCGGGGTGGGGAATGTCCTATCCATGAAACCTCAACGCACCACCCCCCACGGGCGAATTCAGTCCATGCTGATTGTGGGAGATGCGGGTCAGCGGACCATCGATGGGGAAGAATTACGGCAGGCCCTCAACCTCAGAAGTGCTCGATTTACCGTGATGCCTCAACATGGCCCATCGGCGAGTAAAAATACGGTCTCGAATATCCCGGCTGGATTTACAATTCAAGGACGGGGATTTGGTCATGGCATCGGGTTAAGTCAGTGGGGGGCTTACAATCTGGCTGCCCAGGGTGTAAATTACCAACAAATCGTGCTCCACTATTACCAAAATGCTAATTTGGCCAAAATCCGTGTAGAGTAA
- a CDS encoding ribonuclease Z yields MQITFLGTSSGVPTRSRNVSSLAVRLPQRSEVWLFDCGEGTQHQILSSDIKISQISRIFITHLHGDHIFGLMGLLASCGLAGNASRIDIYGPAGLNDYLAACSRYSQTHFSYPIKVHQSRPGVVYEDDEFIVKCGRLEHRVTAYGYRVEEKDRPGRFNVEKAAALGIPSGPLYGQLKRGETVTLSDGRQISGQELCGPTEPGRKMAYCTDTIFCEGAVQLAQDVDVLIHEATFSHQDAQLAIDRLHSTSTMAAQVALAAGVKHLIMTHFSPRYAPGNDIQLEDLRQEAQAIFPNTEMAYDFWTYEVERHRSTELESVGTRSDRP; encoded by the coding sequence ATGCAGATTACGTTTTTAGGAACCAGTTCCGGTGTACCGACGCGATCGCGGAACGTCTCCAGTTTGGCGGTCCGTCTGCCTCAGCGATCGGAGGTGTGGCTGTTTGACTGCGGCGAAGGCACCCAACATCAAATTCTCAGTAGCGATATTAAAATTAGCCAAATTAGTCGCATCTTTATCACCCATCTCCACGGGGACCATATCTTTGGCTTGATGGGTCTGTTGGCCAGTTGCGGTTTAGCCGGAAATGCCAGTCGGATTGATATTTATGGTCCAGCCGGATTAAATGACTATCTAGCCGCCTGTAGTCGTTACTCTCAAACTCATTTCTCCTATCCGATTAAAGTTCATCAGAGTCGCCCGGGAGTCGTCTATGAGGATGATGAGTTTATCGTCAAATGCGGACGCCTAGAACATCGGGTCACCGCTTATGGCTATCGGGTGGAGGAAAAAGACCGCCCGGGACGGTTTAATGTGGAAAAGGCGGCAGCGTTGGGAATTCCCTCCGGTCCTCTCTATGGTCAACTCAAGCGCGGGGAAACGGTGACCTTGAGTGATGGTCGGCAGATTTCTGGTCAGGAGTTATGTGGACCCACGGAACCGGGGCGGAAAATGGCCTATTGTACGGATACAATTTTTTGCGAGGGGGCGGTGCAACTGGCGCAAGATGTGGATGTGTTGATTCACGAAGCGACATTTTCCCATCAAGATGCCCAGTTGGCGATCGATCGCCTGCATTCGACCAGTACAATGGCGGCGCAGGTGGCCTTAGCTGCGGGGGTGAAACACTTGATTATGACCCATTTTAGCCCCCGATATGCCCCGGGAAATGATATCCAGTTGGAGGATTTGCGCCAGGAAGCCCAGGCGATTTTTCCGAATACGGAGATGGCTTATGATTTTTGGACTTATGAGGTGGAACGCCATCGTTCAACGGAGTTAGAGTCGGTGGGGACAAGGAGCGATCGCCCTTAA
- the cobU gene encoding bifunctional adenosylcobinamide kinase/adenosylcobinamide-phosphate guanylyltransferase: MVKRIILVTGPARSGKSEWAELLAQQSGKPVIYLATSRLDPDDPEWQGRIDRHRQRRLASWRTQEVPVALTAAILQGTTSDNPACLLVDSLGTWVANLLAEEDPTWRAILEELMETIKGLKQGTVIFVAEETGWGVVPAYPMGRTFRDRLGDLVRRLGAIADPVYLVTGGHAVNLSAIGSVLPPSKTLED; this comes from the coding sequence GTGGTGAAACGGATCATTTTGGTGACGGGACCGGCGCGATCGGGCAAGAGTGAATGGGCGGAACTGCTGGCACAGCAATCGGGAAAACCCGTGATTTATCTGGCGACCTCTCGTCTGGATCCGGATGACCCGGAGTGGCAAGGGCGAATCGATCGCCACCGCCAACGGCGACTGGCAAGTTGGAGGACACAAGAGGTTCCCGTAGCGCTCACCGCAGCGATTCTCCAAGGGACTACCTCGGACAATCCAGCTTGTCTTCTGGTGGATTCTTTAGGCACTTGGGTGGCAAATCTGTTGGCAGAAGAGGACCCCACCTGGAGGGCCATCTTAGAGGAGTTGATGGAGACGATCAAGGGTTTGAAGCAAGGAACAGTGATTTTTGTGGCGGAGGAGACGGGATGGGGGGTGGTTCCCGCCTACCCAATGGGTCGGACTTTTCGCGATCGCCTGGGGGATTTGGTGCGCCGTTTAGGGGCAATCGCCGACCCGGTTTATCTGGTGACAGGCGGTCATGCCGTAAATTTGAGTGCGATCGGTTCGGTTCTCCCCCCTTCTAAAACCCTAGAGGATTAG
- a CDS encoding glycosyltransferase, producing MPQPDISAIICTHNRDVYLGDAIDSLLQQDFPNFEILVVDNGSSDRTQEVVAQRESDSRVKYIYEPTLGLSFARNTGFQQARSEILAYLDDDAVASPQWLRTLWNAYQQNENLAIAGGKVTLIWPEGVEPPVWLSAGLAENLGAYDLGDQQILIREPGLTPRGLNYSIRRSFLEKVGGFDLNLGRVGKSLLSNEELHMTELALNQGWEVAYLPEAIAAHNVAPERLKRSWFLSRGWWQGISECYREQLMGRAGMGQLSNGGEKVLRGVYKSLKYVGDPALSFDNLVYAYGQIGYLSAAIRSLFLGSPATGSTTTSGREKYSGDRAEPG from the coding sequence ATGCCACAGCCCGATATTTCTGCAATTATTTGTACCCACAATCGAGACGTCTATTTAGGCGATGCGATTGATAGCTTGCTCCAGCAAGATTTCCCCAATTTTGAAATTCTCGTAGTGGATAACGGATCGAGCGATCGCACCCAGGAAGTCGTCGCCCAACGGGAGTCAGACTCCCGGGTCAAATACATTTATGAACCCACCCTGGGACTGTCCTTTGCCCGCAATACGGGATTTCAGCAGGCCCGCAGTGAAATTTTGGCCTATCTGGATGATGATGCAGTCGCCTCCCCCCAGTGGTTGCGAACCCTGTGGAATGCGTATCAGCAAAACGAAAACTTGGCGATCGCTGGGGGTAAAGTCACCTTAATTTGGCCTGAAGGGGTGGAACCCCCGGTTTGGCTTTCTGCCGGTCTAGCAGAAAATCTAGGCGCTTATGACCTCGGGGACCAACAGATTCTAATTCGTGAACCGGGTTTGACTCCCAGAGGGTTAAATTACTCGATTCGGCGATCGTTTTTGGAAAAAGTGGGCGGTTTTGATTTGAACCTGGGTCGGGTGGGGAAATCCTTGCTATCCAACGAAGAACTCCACATGACTGAACTGGCCCTAAATCAAGGGTGGGAAGTCGCCTATCTGCCGGAGGCGATCGCCGCCCATAACGTTGCACCAGAACGGTTAAAGCGGAGTTGGTTTTTGAGTCGCGGTTGGTGGCAGGGGATTAGCGAGTGTTACCGCGAACAACTTATGGGACGCGCTGGCATGGGACAGTTGAGTAATGGGGGTGAAAAAGTGCTGCGGGGCGTTTATAAATCTTTAAAATATGTTGGAGATCCGGCCTTAAGCTTTGACAACTTGGTGTACGCTTACGGTCAGATTGGTTATTTAAGCGCAGCCATCCGCTCTCTGTTCTTAGGTTCTCCAGCTACGGGATCCACAACCACATCCGGTAGGGAGAAGTATTCGGGCGATCGGGCCGAACCGGGTTAA
- a CDS encoding glycosyltransferase family 2 protein gives MASTASKIPISVLIPAKNEEANLPACLASLEPADEVFLVDSQSSDRSIEIAENWGAKVVQFHFKGGWPKKKNWSLENLPFRNEWVLIVDCDERIPLELWEEMAQAIQNPNCDGYYLNRKVFFLGKWIRFGGKYPDWNLRLFRHQKGRYENLNTEDVPNTGDNEVHEHVILDRPAAYLKADMIHEDFRDIYQWLERHNRYSNWEARVYYNLLSGKDDSGTIGANFFGDAVQRKRFLKTVWVRLPFKPLLRFIWFYIIKLGFLDGKAGYIYGRLLSQYEYQIGVKLFELRQFGGQLNQLSAKPTAESPTLPEIKESA, from the coding sequence ATGGCCTCGACCGCATCAAAAATTCCAATTTCTGTTTTGATTCCCGCTAAAAATGAAGAAGCCAATCTCCCGGCTTGCCTAGCGAGTCTCGAACCTGCCGATGAAGTCTTTTTAGTTGATTCCCAAAGTAGCGATCGGAGCATTGAAATCGCCGAAAATTGGGGTGCAAAAGTCGTTCAATTCCACTTTAAAGGGGGCTGGCCCAAAAAGAAAAATTGGTCCTTAGAAAACCTCCCCTTTCGCAACGAATGGGTCCTAATTGTCGATTGTGACGAACGGATTCCCCTAGAACTGTGGGAAGAAATGGCCCAAGCCATCCAAAATCCCAACTGTGATGGCTATTATCTCAATCGGAAAGTCTTCTTCCTCGGAAAATGGATTCGCTTTGGGGGCAAATATCCCGACTGGAATCTGCGCTTATTCCGCCATCAAAAAGGCCGATATGAAAACTTAAATACTGAAGACGTTCCCAACACCGGAGATAACGAAGTTCACGAGCACGTCATCTTAGATCGTCCTGCCGCCTACTTGAAAGCAGACATGATTCATGAAGACTTCCGAGACATCTATCAATGGTTAGAACGCCATAATCGCTACTCCAACTGGGAAGCGAGAGTGTACTATAACCTCCTCAGCGGAAAAGACGACAGTGGCACCATTGGAGCCAACTTTTTCGGCGATGCCGTCCAGCGCAAACGCTTTCTAAAAACCGTTTGGGTGCGCCTCCCGTTCAAACCCCTCCTGAGATTTATTTGGTTCTACATTATCAAACTAGGCTTTCTCGATGGAAAAGCCGGGTACATTTATGGACGCCTGCTAAGTCAATATGAATATCAAATCGGAGTCAAACTCTTTGAACTACGCCAATTTGGGGGCCAGTTGAATCAACTCTCCGCCAAACCCACCGCCGAATCCCCAACCCTTCCAGAAATCAAAGAATCAGCCTAA